Genomic DNA from Roseiconus lacunae:
TTTTGTACGATTCGACGAAAGCAGATGTTGTGACCTTGCCGGACGGAGAAGACTTGGTCCCTGTGGACGAAGCCCTGAACGAATACGAATTCGCTGATAGTTACCTGACGCCTTCGCAGCTGGGAGCGTTTGGGATCGGAGACACGATTGTGGAAGGATCCATCTTGAATGCGAGTATGAGTGACGAGGATGCGTTCACGTTTCGCATTGCCCCGGGGACGCAGCTCGAGTCGATCACATTGGATTACGCCACTGGAGCGACGCGGCATTTCTTCGGTTTGGATACTGGGACCTCGCTCACCTTTCCGGAGAATTATGACGGACAATCACTGTTGGTCGCACACCTGTTCTCGGACAGCGACAGTGGAGCGGATTTATTGACCATTAACACTCCGGGTGACAATTACAACTCTATCGCGCCCCCGGGACCGCTTGGGGCAGGCGATTATTCGGTGTGGATACGCGAGACGGACTTAGAGGATTTTGACTACTCGATGACTTTTCGAGTTTCTGCGGTCGCGATCCCTGAGCCTTCTGCATTGGCGGCGCTGGTCAGTGGCGGCGTCGTTGTTGTACTGCGACGCCGGTCTCGACAATCGTGATCGTAATCGCAGCGGGTGTGCGGACGAGATTGAAGAGCTAACGTCGGCCAGTCGAGCGAACGAAGCTGTTTTAAATAGCAGCTGTTTATCTGTTGCACTGAACGCCTCACTGAGGTCGTGCAGTCACGATCAGGCCTTCAACCGCTCGGCCACGTTCCATTCTGAGAGTGTCTTTGACGATGCTCGTTACTCGAAGCCCGGCCTGTGTGACGGCCGATTCGACGTACACTTCGTTGTGTTGGTAGCGACCGTTGGGCAGTAGCCGATAATCGTGATCAAGGTTGGCTTGTTCGTCTTCGTGAACGAGGGCTAGGTTTTCAGCCGTGAACACCAATGTTCCGGTAGGGCTGCAACATCCCGCGGCAGCAACGAGCACCTCGTTGAGGTCGCCAAAATAGCAGAGCGTGTCGCCGATCGCGATCAGATCGAAATGATCGTCAATCGACTTTAGAAATGCTGTCAGTTCGCTTTCGACCAAACGATCATACAGACCCGTTTGGTCAGCCAGTTTTAACATGTCGGGCGACAGGTCGATGCCGGTAAGAGACTTGGCGAAGGGGCGAAGCACCGGAGCGCACAACCCAGTCCCGCAACCGGCGTCGAGAACGATAGAGCTGCCATCCGGTTCGTATTCGTTTGACTCGATCGCTTGGCGAATCAACTCGGGAACACCGTACCTAATCCGACGAAGTTGTTTTTCGTAAGAGGATGCAAAGGTTTCATCAAACGTATTGAGAACATAGTCGTCGTCACACCGCGGAGGGACATGTTCGCCCGTGATTCCCGCGATCATATGCCGCGGGATCGGATTATCGGGCTCGTGTTCGAGCCACTCCCGCCAGACGCGGAGGGCATCGTCGTATTCGGTGAGGCCGGCAAACGTGCGGCCCAAGTTATCACGCGCCGAACTGAAGTTTGGTTCCAGTTCGATCGCCTTTTCGAAAGCGGCGATGCAGGCTTTGTAGTCGCCGATATCCTCCAGCACGTTGGCAAAATTGAATTGTACGATCGCTTCGTCGGGGAAACGCTCGGCAACCTCCCGAAAGTGCTCCGCCGCCTCATCGGTTTGTTCTTCGAGGACGAGACAGTTGCCGAGATTGTTGAGTGCTTCGAGCATGTCCGGTTCGATCGCCAGAGCGGCTCGGTAGGCATCGATCGCTTCGCCGGTTCGTTCGAGGTTGCTCAGCAGCAGTCCATGGTTGTAGCGGTAGGTCGCCGAGTTGGGTTGCAGCTCAATCGCACGCTCAAAACAAGGCAACGCTGTTTCAAGGTCGCCGGACTGGGCGTGTAAGATACCACGCAGGTACCAAGCCGGTGCGTGGTCGGGACTGTCGGCAAGTACAGTCTCGCAAATCTGTTCGGCTCGCCGTTGCTCGCCTTGGCGGAGTGCATCGAACGCATCCCTGAGTGGCGTGGGGGACTCCGTCATGGTCGGCTCCGGAAGAGAAGATCGGGTCAAGGCGGTGGTGAAGTGTCGGGCCGTAGCGGCAACGGTCGCGTACCTCGGGGGTAAGCGGCACGTCGCAGAGGGCGTTGCAGTTCGAGAGGACTAACCGATGCTCAAACGCTTGCTCCGCTACCTGAAAAGAAGACGAATCGAGAGTTTATTGTATCGATTTGAACTCGGGTTGTGATCATCAGCCATAGGCGTGGGACGCGTGTACCGCGGCACAACTGTCGCGATGGATTAATACTCAAATCCAAAATCAAGAGAGTTCGTAGCGCAAGATGCGGTCTAGATCTTCAAATCCCAGGCTTTCATTTCTTCGGTGGCACCGTGATCGGTCATGTCGAACTGCAAGCACGAAAGCGTGACGTTGCCACGACGTAGTTCGGTGACGTCGGTTTGTTCTTTCGGTGGTTCGTCGGGTTCCTGCCAGAGTGCCCAGTAGTAATCGCGACCACCGGGATCTTGGCGTTTTTCGTAGCGGTTGCCGTATTGTGCCAATCCCATCGGAACGATCGATAGCTCGGTCGGCGATTCGGTCGCTTGGGTTGGAATATTCAAATTGAAGAGTTTTCCCTGGGCGTCGGGGTTCTTTGCGATGCCGCTAATCACGTTTTTGGCGATCACCGCTGCCGACTGAAAATCTGCATCGGGATCGTACTCCAAAGAAACCGCGACGCTGGTGGTCCCGAAAAACGCGCCCTCGATCGCCGCGGCAACGGTGCCGCTGTAGAGCACGTTGATACCCGCATTCAGTCCGCTGTTGATTCCACTGACGACGAGGTCAACCGGATCATCTCGTAGAAGTTCGGCGATCGCGAGTTTAACACAGTCGGCCGGACTACCTTCGACGGCCCAAGCCCAATGGCGACCGTCGCGGTGAATCGATTTGCCGACCAGCGGCGTCAGATAGGTGATTGAGTGCCCGACGCCGGATTGTTCGGTCGCCGGCGCGATCACGATCACTTCGCCGAGATGCCGCAATTGTTGTTCGAGAGCGGCGAGGCCTGGGGCAAATACCCCGTCATCGTTGGTCAATAGAATTCGCATGATGGTGGTGGCAAGAAAGCTTGGTGGTTAGTAAAGAGTTGTTTGCGAGGGAAAACGTAGGGCGACGGATCGGATACCAATGGGACGACTTCCTGCCGACCGAGACGAAACATCCCGTTCGAGCGATCGCCGGCGAATTCGGTCTGGACGGTGTTGATCCGCCGCTCATTTCGCACGTCCAGATTGTCGCGATCGCGAGGGTGGTGAAAAGGCTGGCTGGTACGGTGACTGACTTGCCCCGTAGCGCCAATCGATGACTTTCGGCCGAACAGGGAGAAACCTTGGTGGTTAGCCCCTTGGGTATTTTCGAAGCATTTTCTAAACTCCACCTTTGGCATTGACGATGCCGCTTCGGTTTCCTTAACCCAACTGACGCCCGCATGAGTGTTTCGCACGCCCAAGATCCTTCGGCGACGACGAATAGCTCGGCACTGACCGACCAGCGAATTGTTGTCCTGGATTTTGGATCGCAATATGCCCAGTTGATCGCCCGCCGAGTCCGTGAGCAGAACGTTTACTGCCAGATCCTGCGACACGATTTGTCGGCCGCGCGGATTGCCGAACTCGCCCCGAAGGGCATCATTCTTTCCGGCGGTCCTTCGAGTGTTTATCAGGACGGCGCGCCGCAGTGTGATCCAGAGTTGTTCAAGTTAGGCATCCCGGTGCTGGGGATTTGCTATGGCATGCAATTGGCCTGCAAGGCGCTGGGCGGACAGGTCGACAGCACGACGACTCGCGAGTACGGGCACGCCAAGTGTAAAATCGTCAGCGGCGAAGGGCTGTTCGAAGATCTTCCCGGTGAAATCGACGTGTGGATGAGCCACGGCGATCAGGTGTCGTCGATTACGGAATCATTTTCGGCTTTGGCGAAGACGAGTACTTGTCCGTACGCGGCGATTGTTCACAACGATTTGCCCGTTTACGGGATGCAGTTTCACCCCGAGGTCACGCACACGCCGCTGGGTGGAAAGGTGCTCGCCAACTTCGTCCGAGGGATCTGCAAGTGCGAACCGAACTGGCACCTAAGTGACTTCGCGGAACTGACGATCGAGCAGATTCGCAAGCAAGTCGGCGATCGACGCGTGATCTGTGGGTTGAGCGGTGGAGTTGACTCGTCCGTCGTCGCGGCCCTGCTCTACAAAGCGATCGGAAGCCAGCTGACATGCATTTTGATCGACAACGGCCTGCTCCGAAAGAACGAACAGTCATTGGTCATCGACGAGTTCTCCAATCACTTTAAGACGGATTTGCACGTCGTCAACGCAGAAGATCGGTTCCTGGCGTCGCTGGCCGGAATCACCGAGCCACAAGAGAAACGCCGCCGAATCGGTCACGATTTCATTGAGTGTTTTAAAGCCGAGGCGGAGCAGATCGAGAACGCTCACTTTCTTGCTCAGGGGACGTTGTACCCGGACGTGATCGAAAGTGGCGCCGATCCCGACGGCCCGGCGGCGACCATCAAGTTGCATCACAACGTCGGCGGATTGCCCGAGGAACTTGGGTTCGAGCTGATCGAACCATTGCGAGATTTGTTCAAAGACGAAGTGCGGCGACTTGGGTTGGAATTGGGCTTGCCTGAAAAGCTGGTGTGGCGTCACCCGTTCCCCGGCCCTGGGCTGGCGGTACGATGTTTGGGCGAGGTGACTCGCGATAAACTGGTCGTTTTGCGGGCGGCCGATGCGATCGTGATCGAAGAAATCGAAGCCGCGGGATTGTATCGCGATACCAGCCAGACGTTCGCGGTGTTGTTACCGGTACAAAGCGTCGGTGTGATGGGCGATGCGAGAACTTATGACAACGCGATCGCAATTCGGAGCGTCAATACGGACGACTTTATGACTGCCGATTGGAGCCGGTTGCCGTATGATCTGCTGGCCCGAATGAGTACACGGATTATCAATGAAGTCCAGGGTGTGAACCGAGTCTGCTATGACATTAGCAGCAAGCCTCCTGCGACAATCGAATGGGAATAGGATTTCTATGGGTCGTCAATTTATCTACCAAATCGAAGGGCTGACAAAGAAGCATGGCCAAAAGGTCGTGCTCGATGATGTTCACTTGGCGTTTTACCCGGGAGCGAAAATCGGCGTTCTCGGGCCCAACGGGGCCGGTAAGTCAACGCTGATGCGAATCATGGCCGGTCAGGACACCGAGTACGATGGGACCGCGCGTCTGAGCAAAGGTTTCACCGTCGGCTATCTGGAACAAGAGCCTCCGCTGGACGAAACAAAGACGGTTTTTGAAAACGTCCAAACGGCCGTGGCCGAACGTCGCGCGATCGTCGATCGTTTTAACGAAATCAGCATGTTGCTCGGCGACGTCACCGACGACGACGAGATGCAGAAGCTCTGTGACGAAATGGCATCGCTGCAGGACACGATCGATACGTACAACCTTTGGGAGCTAGATCGCCAAGTCGAGATGTCGATGGCGGTCATGAATCTGCCTCCCGGTGATGCGGACGTGACCAAGCTTTCCGGTGGTGAGCGACGTCGCGTCGCGTTGTGTCAACTGCTGATTCGCCAACCCGATTTGTTGCTGCTCGATGAGCCGACCAACCACCTTGACGCCGAGTCGGTGTCTTGGTTGGAGCAGCACCTGGACAAGTATCCGGGGACGGTCGTCGCTGTGACGCACGATCGTTACTTCCTGGACAACGTGGCGAAGTGGATTTTGGAAATTGACCGCGGGCAAGGCATTCCTTTCGAAGGCAACTACACCGCTTGGTTGGAAGCCCGTAAGAAACGGATGGAGTTGGAGCAGCGGCAGGCGAAGGCTCGCGAACGAACGTTGAGCCGCGAGCTGGATTGGATTCGCATGAGCCCGAAAGCCCGCCAGGCGAAAAGCAAGGCGCGGATCAAAGCTTACGAAGATCTTGCGTCACAGACGTTC
This window encodes:
- the guaA gene encoding glutamine-hydrolyzing GMP synthase yields the protein MSVSHAQDPSATTNSSALTDQRIVVLDFGSQYAQLIARRVREQNVYCQILRHDLSAARIAELAPKGIILSGGPSSVYQDGAPQCDPELFKLGIPVLGICYGMQLACKALGGQVDSTTTREYGHAKCKIVSGEGLFEDLPGEIDVWMSHGDQVSSITESFSALAKTSTCPYAAIVHNDLPVYGMQFHPEVTHTPLGGKVLANFVRGICKCEPNWHLSDFAELTIEQIRKQVGDRRVICGLSGGVDSSVVAALLYKAIGSQLTCILIDNGLLRKNEQSLVIDEFSNHFKTDLHVVNAEDRFLASLAGITEPQEKRRRIGHDFIECFKAEAEQIENAHFLAQGTLYPDVIESGADPDGPAATIKLHHNVGGLPEELGFELIEPLRDLFKDEVRRLGLELGLPEKLVWRHPFPGPGLAVRCLGEVTRDKLVVLRAADAIVIEEIEAAGLYRDTSQTFAVLLPVQSVGVMGDARTYDNAIAIRSVNTDDFMTADWSRLPYDLLARMSTRIINEVQGVNRVCYDISSKPPATIEWE
- a CDS encoding PEP-CTERM sorting domain-containing protein (PEP-CTERM proteins occur, often in large numbers, in the proteomes of bacteria that also encode an exosortase, a predicted intramembrane cysteine proteinase. The presence of a PEP-CTERM domain at a protein's C-terminus predicts cleavage within the sorting domain, followed by covalent anchoring to some some component of the (usually Gram-negative) cell surface. Many PEP-CTERM proteins exhibit an unusual sequence composition that includes large numbers of potential glycosylation sites. Expression of one such protein has been shown restore the ability of a bacterium to form floc, a type of biofilm.), with protein sequence MIRLIMAILAMSILYDSTKADVVTLPDGEDLVPVDEALNEYEFADSYLTPSQLGAFGIGDTIVEGSILNASMSDEDAFTFRIAPGTQLESITLDYATGATRHFFGLDTGTSLTFPENYDGQSLLVAHLFSDSDSGADLLTINTPGDNYNSIAPPGPLGAGDYSVWIRETDLEDFDYSMTFRVSAVAIPEPSALAALVSGGVVVVLRRRSRQS
- the surE gene encoding 5'/3'-nucleotidase SurE, whose translation is MRILLTNDDGVFAPGLAALEQQLRHLGEVIVIAPATEQSGVGHSITYLTPLVGKSIHRDGRHWAWAVEGSPADCVKLAIAELLRDDPVDLVVSGINSGLNAGINVLYSGTVAAAIEGAFFGTTSVAVSLEYDPDADFQSAAVIAKNVISGIAKNPDAQGKLFNLNIPTQATESPTELSIVPMGLAQYGNRYEKRQDPGGRDYYWALWQEPDEPPKEQTDVTELRRGNVTLSCLQFDMTDHGATEEMKAWDLKI
- the ettA gene encoding energy-dependent translational throttle protein EttA, producing MGRQFIYQIEGLTKKHGQKVVLDDVHLAFYPGAKIGVLGPNGAGKSTLMRIMAGQDTEYDGTARLSKGFTVGYLEQEPPLDETKTVFENVQTAVAERRAIVDRFNEISMLLGDVTDDDEMQKLCDEMASLQDTIDTYNLWELDRQVEMSMAVMNLPPGDADVTKLSGGERRRVALCQLLIRQPDLLLLDEPTNHLDAESVSWLEQHLDKYPGTVVAVTHDRYFLDNVAKWILEIDRGQGIPFEGNYTAWLEARKKRMELEQRQAKARERTLSRELDWIRMSPKARQAKSKARIKAYEDLASQTFEDRPDELEIQIPSNRHLGDLVIEAKNVDKAFGEKVLVKDLSFRLPAGGIVGVIGPNGAGKTTLFKMFTGQEPPDSGEFRVGDTVDLGYVDQSRDSLQDDNTVFEEISGGHETIDLGGRSVNARAYVSRFNFRGPDQEKKVGKLSGGERNRVHLAKLLRRGCNVLLLDEPTNDLDVDTLRALEEAIMSFAGCVVVTSHDRWFLDRLATHILAFEGDGKVYWCEGNFEVYERNLRERLGEDPDAVKQARYKSIHAG
- a CDS encoding tetratricopeptide repeat protein; translated protein: MTESPTPLRDAFDALRQGEQRRAEQICETVLADSPDHAPAWYLRGILHAQSGDLETALPCFERAIELQPNSATYRYNHGLLLSNLERTGEAIDAYRAALAIEPDMLEALNNLGNCLVLEEQTDEAAEHFREVAERFPDEAIVQFNFANVLEDIGDYKACIAAFEKAIELEPNFSSARDNLGRTFAGLTEYDDALRVWREWLEHEPDNPIPRHMIAGITGEHVPPRCDDDYVLNTFDETFASSYEKQLRRIRYGVPELIRQAIESNEYEPDGSSIVLDAGCGTGLCAPVLRPFAKSLTGIDLSPDMLKLADQTGLYDRLVESELTAFLKSIDDHFDLIAIGDTLCYFGDLNEVLVAAAGCCSPTGTLVFTAENLALVHEDEQANLDHDYRLLPNGRYQHNEVYVESAVTQAGLRVTSIVKDTLRMERGRAVEGLIVTARPQ